The DNA sequence GAATTAGAAACTATCAAGCAAGGAACTTCATGAGATCAATGAATGTAGGAGATATTGCCTTCTTTTATCACTCAAATTGCAAACCCCCTGGGATAGTTGGACTCATGCAAGTAATAGAAACCAAATTAACTGACCCCACACAATTTGATAATCAATCAAAATACTTTGATCAAAAGTCATCATTAGAAAATCCAAGATGGGACTGTGCAAAACTAAAGTATCTAGGTGAGTTTGGTGAAAAGTTAAGCTTAAAAGAAATGTCAGATAATTTTACAGCTGAAGAATTACTTCTTCTTAGAAAAGGAAATAGACTTTCTATAATTCCGGTAAAGGAAAATATCGCTAAAAGACTTTATAATCTACTCGGTTCTGTTAAGTAACTCAGCCTGTTATTTGGAACTAACTATTGACAGAAGTATTAGAAAACATATTTTCAATAAAAAGGCGAGTTATTGGCCTTGAGTTAACACCATTCTGAACAAGAAAGCCTGCTAATGCTGCTTGTACTAATCGATACTGATCCCAATTTGGATGCATTTCGATATATCTTTTCATAGCCATCTCCAAATTCAAAGGTATTTCAGCTTGAAAGCTAACTATGCTCTCTTCAGCTTGAGTAGACGTGTTTTCAATAGGTAATCTGGACAAATCACTCATTCCACTTAATTGCATTTGATTTTGGGTTCTAATGCAACTAGTTCCCCACATTTACCTGGAAACGTCAAGGCAAGCTTCATGCCAAGGTCTCAACCTCTCTCAAGGCAAGACTCATTGCGGCAACGAGCCTCCTGCCCCCAGGCCAAAGCATTGTTTTATAGCTGGTTTCTCTCAAAAGTCAACAAAGGAGTTATATAATTCTCTTTTCCACAGTATTTAGGCTTGTCAGCAAAGCTTGCAGAAGAGTCTGTGGAAAACTTGTGAAATAACTATTTCATTAAAGCTCTCTAGATCAGTAAAAATTAAGGCCCATCCACGCAAAGTCTTAACCGGAATCCCACATTTTTCTCAAACCAGCAGTAAT is a window from the Prochlorococcus marinus str. MIT 9211 genome containing:
- a CDS encoding EVE domain-containing protein → MTEPNYWIMKSEPDAYSIDDLKEEKETLWDGIRNYQARNFMRSMNVGDIAFFYHSNCKPPGIVGLMQVIETKLTDPTQFDNQSKYFDQKSSLENPRWDCAKLKYLGEFGEKLSLKEMSDNFTAEELLLLRKGNRLSIIPVKENIAKRLYNLLGSVK
- a CDS encoding DUF2811 domain-containing protein gives rise to the protein MSDLSRLPIENTSTQAEESIVSFQAEIPLNLEMAMKRYIEMHPNWDQYRLVQAALAGFLVQNGVNSRPITRLFIENMFSNTSVNS